From a single Arachis hypogaea cultivar Tifrunner chromosome 3, arahy.Tifrunner.gnm2.J5K5, whole genome shotgun sequence genomic region:
- the LOC112790497 gene encoding FKBP12-interacting protein of 37 kDa isoform X1 yields the protein MASSPHFDDQDFDFEGGFSGTRSGEKRPSPDYDDEYYDNDPFAPKKAKSKAEEAASGVTTGMILSLRESLQNCKDTLATCQNELEAAKSEIQKWRTAFQNEPFIPSGTTPAPKLVINYLQALKSSEESSKEQLEKAKKKEGAFFVTFAKREQEIAELKSAVRDLKAQLKPATMQARRLLLDPAVHEEFTRLKNLVEEKDKKVKELQDNIAAINFTPQSKMGKMLMAKCKTLQEENEEIGNQATDAKIQELAMKLSLQKYQNAELRSQFEGLQTHMDGLTNDVERSNEMVLMLQEKLEEKDEEIQRLKDELQEKGFMDEGTTEAASKRNDIYAMPKENAD from the exons ATGGCTTCCTCTCCTCATTTTGATGAT CAAGACTTCGATTTTGAAGGCGGATTTTCCGGAACGCGTTCTGGTGAGAAGAGGCCCTCTCCCGATTATGACGACGAATATTACGATAATGACCCTTTCGCACCCAAGAAG GCAAAATCAAAGGCTGAAGAAGCTGCTTCTGGTGTAACCACTGGAATGATATTGTCTCTTCGTGAGAG TCTTCAAAACTGTAAGGATACCCTTGCCACATGCCAA AATGAACTTGAGGCTGCAAAATCTGAAATTCAGAAGTGGCGCACAGCATTTCAGAATGAACCCTTCATACCTTCTGGGACCACTCCAG CACCCAAATTGGTGATTAACTATCTTCAAGCCCTAAAATCTTCTGAGGAGTCTTCAAAAGAGCAG CttgaaaaagcaaagaaaaaggaaGGTGCATTCTTTGTTACTTTTGCAAAACGAGAACAAGAAATAGCAGAGTTGAAG TCTGCTGTGCGGGATCTGAAAGCTCAACTCAAGCCAGCAACAATGCAG GCAAGAAGGCTGTTACTAGATCCAGCTGTCCATGAAGAGTTTACTCGTTTGAAG AATTTAGTCGAGGAGAAGGACAAAAAAGTgaaagagttgcaagataacatTGCCGCAATCAATTTCACTCCCCAGAGCAAGATGGGAAAGATGCTTATGGCTAAATGCAAAACTTTGCAGGAGGAAAATGAGGAGATTGGGAACCAAGCGACTGACGCAAAG ATACAAGAGTTAGCAATGAAACTATCATTGCAGAAATACCAGAATGCCGAACTGAGAAGTCAATTCGAAG GGCTGCAGACACATATGGACGGACTGACAAACGACGTTGAAAGATCCAATGAAATG GTTTTGATGTTGCAAGAGAAATTAGAAGAGAAGGATGAAGAGATCCAACGGCTGAAAGATGAATTGCAAGAGAAAGGCTTCATGGATGAAGGGACAACAGAAGCAGCATCCAAGAGAAATGACATTTATGCAATGCCCAAGGAAAATGCTGATTAA
- the LOC112790497 gene encoding FKBP12-interacting protein of 37 kDa isoform X2: MILSLRESLQNCKDTLATCQNELEAAKSEIQKWRTAFQNEPFIPSGTTPAPKLVINYLQALKSSEESSKEQLEKAKKKEGAFFVTFAKREQEIAELKSAVRDLKAQLKPATMQARRLLLDPAVHEEFTRLKNLVEEKDKKVKELQDNIAAINFTPQSKMGKMLMAKCKTLQEENEEIGNQATDAKIQELAMKLSLQKYQNAELRSQFEGLQTHMDGLTNDVERSNEMVLMLQEKLEEKDEEIQRLKDELQEKGFMDEGTTEAASKRNDIYAMPKENAD; the protein is encoded by the exons ATGATATTGTCTCTTCGTGAGAG TCTTCAAAACTGTAAGGATACCCTTGCCACATGCCAA AATGAACTTGAGGCTGCAAAATCTGAAATTCAGAAGTGGCGCACAGCATTTCAGAATGAACCCTTCATACCTTCTGGGACCACTCCAG CACCCAAATTGGTGATTAACTATCTTCAAGCCCTAAAATCTTCTGAGGAGTCTTCAAAAGAGCAG CttgaaaaagcaaagaaaaaggaaGGTGCATTCTTTGTTACTTTTGCAAAACGAGAACAAGAAATAGCAGAGTTGAAG TCTGCTGTGCGGGATCTGAAAGCTCAACTCAAGCCAGCAACAATGCAG GCAAGAAGGCTGTTACTAGATCCAGCTGTCCATGAAGAGTTTACTCGTTTGAAG AATTTAGTCGAGGAGAAGGACAAAAAAGTgaaagagttgcaagataacatTGCCGCAATCAATTTCACTCCCCAGAGCAAGATGGGAAAGATGCTTATGGCTAAATGCAAAACTTTGCAGGAGGAAAATGAGGAGATTGGGAACCAAGCGACTGACGCAAAG ATACAAGAGTTAGCAATGAAACTATCATTGCAGAAATACCAGAATGCCGAACTGAGAAGTCAATTCGAAG GGCTGCAGACACATATGGACGGACTGACAAACGACGTTGAAAGATCCAATGAAATG GTTTTGATGTTGCAAGAGAAATTAGAAGAGAAGGATGAAGAGATCCAACGGCTGAAAGATGAATTGCAAGAGAAAGGCTTCATGGATGAAGGGACAACAGAAGCAGCATCCAAGAGAAATGACATTTATGCAATGCCCAAGGAAAATGCTGATTAA
- the LOC112790496 gene encoding galactinol--sucrose galactosyltransferase produces MAPSLTTLQENGLSKPLPPSIKLEASTFSVNDHPILTEVPPNIVAATVSPPQDSTTTKNTAAGCFVGFNADEPLSRHVVSLGKLRGIRFMSIFRFKLWWSTHWTGSNGTQVEHETQIMILENSESGGRPYVLLLPLIEGAFRASLQPGLDDFLDVCMESGSTRVAESTFKACLYMHANNDPYTLVHEAMKVIRLHLGTFKLLEEKTPPAIIDRFGWCTWDAFYLEVHPQGVRQGIKTLADGGCPPGLVIIDDGWQTFCRDDEAVTDGGSLNCRIPGEQMLNRLIRFQENCKFREYECCKGKGMGAFVRELKEEFAALENVYVWHAFCGYWGGIRPKVEGMPETEMVAARLSKGAEMLMTDLAVEKILENGVGVVARHEAHNLYEGLHSHLQSMGIDGVKIDVTHVLEMLSEDYGGRVELAKPYYKALTDSIKKHFKGNGVISSMKQCNDFMFLGTETISLGRVGDDFWCTDPAGDPNGTYWLQGCHMVHCAYNSLWMGNIIHPDWDMFQSDHACAEFHAASRAISGGPVYVSDSVGKHNFKLLKKLVLLDGSILRCEHYALPTRDCLFENPLHDGKTMLKIWNLNKYTGVLGLFNCQGGGWCPASRRNKSFLDCSHSVTCIASPKDIEWSKGKNLICTRGVDSFAVYMVKNQKLRLVKYDESIEVSLEPFAFELMTVSPVMFLPRSSIQFAPFGLVNMLNSGGSIQSLEFHEHDKLVRIGVRGHGQMAVFAAAKPVDCKIDGQPVEFDYNYDDNMVKLQVPWPSSSRLSIVEYFF; encoded by the exons ATGGCGCCAAGCTTAACCACCCTCCAAGAAAATGGACTCTCCAAACCGTTACCACCCTCCATAAAACTCGAAGCCTCAACCTTCTCAGTCAACGACCACCCCATCCTCACCGAAGTCCCACCAAACATAGTTGCCGCCACTGTATCACCGCCACAAGATTCAACCACCACCAAGAACACCGCAGCAGGATGCTTCGTGGGGTTCAATGCCGACGAGCCACTCTCCCGGCACGTTGTTTCCCTTGGTAAGCTCAGAGGAATCCGGTTCATGAGCATATTCCGGTTCAAACTCTGGTGGAGCACCCACTGGACCGGCTCCAACGGTACCCAAGTAGAGCACGAGACTCAAATTATGATACTCGAGAACA GTGAGAGCGGCGGGCGACCCTATGTCCTCCTCTTGCCGCTTATCGAAGGAGCTTTCCGGGCTTCCCTGCAGCCCGGTCTTGACGACTTCCTCGACGTCTGCATGGAGAGTGGATCCACACGCGTGGCGGAGTCGACATTCAAAGCGTGCCTCTACATGCACGCCAACAACGACCCCTACACTCTGGTCCACGAAGCCATGAAGGTCATCCGCCTCCACCTTGGAACCTTCAAGCTTCTAGAAGAGAAGACCCCGCCGGCAATCATCGACAGGTTCGGGTGGTGCACGTGGGACGCGTTCTACCTGGAGGTGCACCCTCAGGGCGTCCGCCAAGGCATCAAAACCCTCGCGGACGGAGGGTGCCCTCCCGGTCTAGTCATCATTGATGACGGATGGCAAACGTTTTGCCGCGACGATGAGGCGGTAACCGACGGAGGGAGCTTGAATTGTAGGATACCGGGAGAGCAGATGCTGAATAGGCTGATAAGGTTCCAAGAGAACTGCAAGTTTAGGGAGTACGAGTGTTGTAAGGGGAAGGGGATGGGTGCGTTTGtgagggagttgaaggaggagttTGCAGCGCTGGAGAATGTGTATGTGTGGCATGCGTTTTGTGGGTACTGGGGTGGGATAAGGCCCAAGGTGGAGGGGATGCCGGAGACAGAGATGGTGGCCGCGAGGCTGTCGAAGGGGGCGGAGATGCTGATGACGGACTTGGCGGTGGAGAAGATACTAGAGAACGGTGTGGGAGTTGTAGCGCGGCATGAGGCTCACAACTTGTATGAAGGACTTCACTCGCATCTTCAGTCGATGGGGATTGACGGTGTCAAGATTGATGTCACACAT GTTCTAGAGATGCTATCAGAGGATTATGGTGGTCGTGTTGAACTCGCCAAACCATACTACAAAGCACTCACTGATTCTATTAAGAAACATTTCAAGGGCAATGGTGTCATTTCCAGCATGAAGCAGTGTAACGATTTCATGTTCCTTGGCACAGAGACCATATCACTTGGACGAGTTG gTGATGATTTTTGGTGTACGGACCCGGCCGGAGATCCGAACGGAACATATTGGCTACAAGGATGTCACATGGTGCATTGTGCATACAACAGCTTGTGGATGGGGAATATCATTCACCCGGATTGGGACATGTTCCAATCTGATCACGCCTGCGCCGAGTTTCACGCCGCCTCTCGAGCCATCTCCGGTGGACCGGTTTATGTGAGTGACTCTGTTGGAAAACACAACTTCAAGTTGCTTAAGAAGTTGGTTCTCTTGGATGGCTCCATTTTACGGTGTGAACACTATGCACTTCCTACTAGGGATTGCTTATTTGAAAATCCTTTACATGATGGTAAAACAATGCTCAAAATTTGGAACCTCAACAAG TATACAGGGGTTTTGGGTCTGTTCAATTGCCAAGGTGGAGGGTGGTGTCCTGcgagtagaagaaacaagagtTTTTTAGATTGTTCACACTCCGTTACTTGCATTGCAAGTCCCAAAGACATTGAATGGAGCAAAGGAAAGAACCTTATTTGCACCAGAGGAGTTGATTCATTTGCAGTGTACATGGTGAAAAACCAAAAGTTGAGGCTAGTGAAGTATGATGAGAGCATTGAGGTTTCGCTGGAGCCTTTTGCTTTCGAGCTCATGACGGTTTCTCCGGTGATGTTTCTACCAAGATCATCAATTCAGTTTGCACCATTTGGATTGGTGAACATGCTCAACTCTGGAGGCTCAATTCAATCCTTGGAGTTCCATGAACATGATAAATTAGTTAGAATTGGGGTAAGAGGCCATGGTCAGATGGCCGTATTCGCGGCAGCGAAGCCGGTAGATTGTAAGATTGATGGACAACCTGTGGAGTTTGATTACAATTATGACGATAACATGGTTAAGCTCCAAGTTCCATGGCCTAGTTCTTCGAGGTTGTCCATAGTCGAGTATTTTTTTTGA